The proteins below come from a single Sorghum bicolor cultivar BTx623 chromosome 4, Sorghum_bicolor_NCBIv3, whole genome shotgun sequence genomic window:
- the LOC8059105 gene encoding galactoside 2-alpha-L-fucosyltransferase encodes MYMHTNKREQSYLAREHMVDDDVKGRSSSTSRRGYHPEKTHQYDWPPPPMSTSTAAPGLEVDEAFWRRRWWWPRLHRCSSNATRRRALLAIFAGATVIVVLFAGWSSPDGMLHSLLLQGFEDKTPFNLTSDHLLDGLLTAEFGYRSCRSRYEFAGYHKKSSHKPSPYLLAKLRKQEALQKRCGPGTAAYKKALRRLESNAAVVEDDDECRYLVNISFRGLGNRMLAVASAFLYAVLTERVLLLNGGKDDVADLFCEPFPGATWLLPRPGWFSPFRKLDDYDGDSKESLGNMLQRGAAGVSADGNMSWLSPPHPPSYVYLHLAGEYGFHDKLFYCGEHQRLLRGVPWLLMRADGYMVPGLFLTPPFVGELEAMFPEKDAAFYHLGRYLFHPSNAVWRSVTSYYSANLAGAGRLVGIQIRVFQENQPQQQILDQLLSCVRNEKLLPETTTNNGSGTSSSHGVLVASLSPWYYERLKDEYNGRLAGGVHQPSHEGRQRWRDEAHDVKALSEMYLLSMCDVLVTSGFSTFGYVAQGLGGLQPWVMSRPSPFEEWTEGQAAPEPPCQRALSVEPCFHSPSYYNCTVRRDVDLDKVTPYIRRCVDVSWGIKLVNQSSDHQW; translated from the exons atgtacatgcATACAAACAAAAGAGAGCAAAGCTATCTAGCTAGAGAGCATATGGTCGATGACGACGTGAAGGGTCGTAGCAGCTCCACTTCCCGGCGGGGATACCACCCAGAGAAGACACACCAGTACgactggccgccgccgccgatgtcGACGTCGACGGCGGCACCCGGCCTGGAGGTGGACGAGGCcttttggaggaggaggtggtggtggccgcGGCTGCACAGGTGCTCCTCCAACGCTACGAGGAGGAGGGCCCTGCTGGCCATCTTCGCCGGGGCGACCGTCATCGTCGTTCTATTCGCCGGCTGGAGCTCACCTGACGGGATGCTGCACTCGTTGCTCTTACAAG GTTTTGAAGACAAAACTCCATTTAACCTCACCTCCGACCATCTCCTCGACGGCCTTCTCACGGCTGAGTTCGGCTACCGGTCGTGCCGGAGTCGATATGAGTTCGCCGGCTACCACAAGAAATCGTCGCATAAGCCATCACCCTACCTCCTCGCCAAGCTGCGGAAGCAAGAAGCCCTCCAAAAGCGATGCGGCCCCGGCACGGCCGCGTACAAGAAGGCACTCCGGCGGCTTGAATCCAACGCTGCCGTCGTCGAGGACGACGATGAATGCCGGTACCTCGTGAATATCAGCTTCCGAGGTCTCGGCAACCGGATGCTCGCCGTCGCGTCGGCCTTCCTCTACGCGGTGCTTACAGAGCGCGTCCTCCTCCTCAACGGAGGCAAGGATGATGTGGCCGATCTCTTCTGCGAACCCTTCCCAGGCGCGACATGGCTGCTGCCGCGCCCTGGTTGGTTCTCCCCGTTCAGGAAGCTCGACGATTACGACGGGGACAGCAAGGAGAGCCTGGGGAACATGCTGCAGAGAGGCGCCGCCGGCGTGTCCGCCGACGGGAACATGTCCTGGCTGTCTCCACCGCACCCGCCGTCGTATGTGTATCTCCACCTCGCTGGCGAGTACGGCTTCCACGACAAGCTCTTCTACTGCGGGGAGCACCAGCGGCTCCTCCGCGGAGTGCCGTGGCTGCTCATGAGGGCGGATGGCTACATGGTTCCGGGGCTGTTCCTCACGCCGCCGTTCGTCggagagctcgaggccatgttcCCGGAGAAAGACGCCGCGTTCTACCACCTGGGTCGGTACCTTTTCCACCCCAGCAACGCCGTCTGGCGCTCTGTCACGAGCTACTACAGCGCCAACCTCGCAGGCGCCGGCCGCCTCGTCGGCATCCAGATCAGGGTGTTCCAGGAGAACCAGCCGCAGCAGCAAATCCTGGACCAGCTCCTGTCCTGCGTCCGCAATGAGAAGCTGCTCCCAGAGACAACTACAAATAATGGCAGCGGCACGTCGTCGTCCCACGGTGTCCTTGTGGCGTCGCTGAGCCCGTGGTACTACGAGAGGCTCAAGGATGAGTACAATGGcagactcgccggcggcgtgcACCAGCCGAGCCACGAGGGGCGGCAGCGGTGGCGTGACGAAGCGCACGACGTCAAGGCGCTGAGCGAGATGTACCTGCTCAGCATGTGCGACGTGCTTGTCACCAGTGGCTTCTCCACGTTTGGGTACGTCGCGCAGGGCCTGGGCGGGCTGCAGCCGTGGGTCATGTCGAGGCCGTCCCCGTTCGAGGAGTGGACGGAGGGTCAGGCGGCGCCAGAACCGCCATGCCAGCGCGCGCTCTCCGTCGAGCCGTGCTTCCACTCGCCGTCATACTATAACTGCACGgtgaggagggacgtggatctGGACAAGGTGACGCCCTACATCAGGCGCTGCGTGGACGTCAGCTGGGGCATAAAGCTTGTCAATCAAAGCAGTGACCATCAATGGTAG